In Aegilops tauschii subsp. strangulata cultivar AL8/78 chromosome 3, Aet v6.0, whole genome shotgun sequence, one genomic interval encodes:
- the LOC109764123 gene encoding uncharacterized protein isoform X3: protein MRLIKMNKEVTVKEEELGAAKDVDDQPLCHKHGSLLNYLHCLHTAVSEQRRPTQFGCRRTKRSTHQEVMLFPTTTAKAHIRELEEEVKLLKNLSHPNIMRYLGTVREEDTLNILLEFVPGGSIQSLLGKLGSFPEAVVRKYTRQILQGLEYLHSNAIIHRDIKGANILVDNKGCIKLANFGASKQVAKLVFALLFLHNLLVMKRCPGRYLEYHLFLMNLCVSCCLLSLDSSNNNTNVWIFVNWYMIQCYIFCKLVYGYQSHLA from the exons ATGAGATTGATAAAGATGAACAAG GAAGTAACGGTCAAGGAAGAAGAGTTAGGTGCTGCTAAAGATGTCGATG ACCAGCCGCTTTGTCACAAGCATGGCAGCCTGCTCAACTATCTCCACTGCCTGCATACAGCTGTTTCAGAACAGCGCCGACCAACCCAG TTTGGTTGTAGAAGAACGAAACGAAGCACACATCAGGAAGTCATGCTCTTTCCAACAACAACAGCAAAA GCGCATATAAGAGAACTTGAGGAAGAAGTGAAGCTCCTCAAGAACCTTTCGCACCCCAATATTATG AGGTACCTCGGGACTGTCCGTGAGGAAGACACACTGAATATCCTGCTGGAGTTTGTTCCTGGAGGGTCTATCCAGTCGCTTCTTGGAAAACTCGGTTCATTCCCGGAGGCA GTCGTTAGGAAGTATACTAGGCAGATTTTGCAAGGGTTGGAATATCTGCATAGCAATGCAATAATACATAGAGACATTAAG GGTGCAAACATTCTTGTTGATAACAAAGGCTGCATTAAGCTTGCCAATTTTGGGGCATCTAAGCAAGTTGCCAAGTTG GTATTTGCATTATTGTTCCTGCATAATCTCTTGGTAATGAAGCGTTGTCCGGGGCGCTATCTGGAATACCATCTCTTTCTAATGAATTTATGTGTTAGTTGCTGCCTTCTTTCATTAGATAGTTCGAATAATAATACAAACGTATGGATTTTTGTAAACTGGTATATGATTCAATGTTATATATTTTGTAAACTGGTATATGGTTACCAGAGTCACCTTGCATAA
- the LOC109764123 gene encoding uncharacterized protein isoform X1: MRLIKMNKTSRFVTSMAACSTISTACIQLFQNSADQPRFMFPFQGRSNIITIHRLQMLPVLSVCLISLFFITKFGCRRTKRSTHQEVMLFPTTTAKAHIRELEEEVKLLKNLSHPNIMRYLGTVREEDTLNILLEFVPGGSIQSLLGKLGSFPEAVVRKYTRQILQGLEYLHSNAIIHRDIKGANILVDNKGCIKLANFGASKQVAKLVFALLFLHNLLVMKRCPGRYLEYHLFLMNLCVSCCLLSLDSSNNNTNVWIFVNWYMIQCYIFCKLVYGYQSHLA; this comes from the exons ATGAGATTGATAAAGATGAACAAG ACCAGCCGCTTTGTCACAAGCATGGCAGCCTGCTCAACTATCTCCACTGCCTGCATACAGCTGTTTCAGAACAGCGCCGACCAACCCAGGTTTATGTTTCCTTTCCAAGGGCGTTCGAATATAATTACCATCCATCGATTACAGATGTTACCAGTACTAAGTGTGTGCCTTATTAGTTTGTTCTTTATTACAAAGTTTGGTTGTAGAAGAACGAAACGAAGCACACATCAGGAAGTCATGCTCTTTCCAACAACAACAGCAAAA GCGCATATAAGAGAACTTGAGGAAGAAGTGAAGCTCCTCAAGAACCTTTCGCACCCCAATATTATG AGGTACCTCGGGACTGTCCGTGAGGAAGACACACTGAATATCCTGCTGGAGTTTGTTCCTGGAGGGTCTATCCAGTCGCTTCTTGGAAAACTCGGTTCATTCCCGGAGGCA GTCGTTAGGAAGTATACTAGGCAGATTTTGCAAGGGTTGGAATATCTGCATAGCAATGCAATAATACATAGAGACATTAAG GGTGCAAACATTCTTGTTGATAACAAAGGCTGCATTAAGCTTGCCAATTTTGGGGCATCTAAGCAAGTTGCCAAGTTG GTATTTGCATTATTGTTCCTGCATAATCTCTTGGTAATGAAGCGTTGTCCGGGGCGCTATCTGGAATACCATCTCTTTCTAATGAATTTATGTGTTAGTTGCTGCCTTCTTTCATTAGATAGTTCGAATAATAATACAAACGTATGGATTTTTGTAAACTGGTATATGATTCAATGTTATATATTTTGTAAACTGGTATATGGTTACCAGAGTCACCTTGCATAA
- the LOC109764123 gene encoding mitogen-activated protein kinase kinase kinase ANP1 isoform X9: MRLIKMNKEVTVKEEELGAAKDVDDQPLCHKHGSLLNYLHCLHTAVSEQRRPTQFGCRRTKRSTHQEVMLFPTTTAKAHIRELEEEVKLLKNLSHPNIMRYLGTVREEDTLNILLEFVPGGSIQSLLGKLGSFPEAVVRKYTRQILQGLEYLHSNAIIHRDIKGANILVDNKGCIKLANFGASKQVAKLGLMNKGAGHLRTAYVCDSALGLKRQ, encoded by the exons ATGAGATTGATAAAGATGAACAAG GAAGTAACGGTCAAGGAAGAAGAGTTAGGTGCTGCTAAAGATGTCGATG ACCAGCCGCTTTGTCACAAGCATGGCAGCCTGCTCAACTATCTCCACTGCCTGCATACAGCTGTTTCAGAACAGCGCCGACCAACCCAG TTTGGTTGTAGAAGAACGAAACGAAGCACACATCAGGAAGTCATGCTCTTTCCAACAACAACAGCAAAA GCGCATATAAGAGAACTTGAGGAAGAAGTGAAGCTCCTCAAGAACCTTTCGCACCCCAATATTATG AGGTACCTCGGGACTGTCCGTGAGGAAGACACACTGAATATCCTGCTGGAGTTTGTTCCTGGAGGGTCTATCCAGTCGCTTCTTGGAAAACTCGGTTCATTCCCGGAGGCA GTCGTTAGGAAGTATACTAGGCAGATTTTGCAAGGGTTGGAATATCTGCATAGCAATGCAATAATACATAGAGACATTAAG GGTGCAAACATTCTTGTTGATAACAAAGGCTGCATTAAGCTTGCCAATTTTGGGGCATCTAAGCAAGTTGCCAAGTTG GGTCTGATGAATAAAGGTGCAGGACACCTCAG AACCGCCTATGTTTGTGACAGTGCACTGGGGCTCAAGCGACAATGA
- the LOC109764123 gene encoding mitogen-activated protein kinase kinase kinase ANP1 isoform X5, which produces MRLIKMNKTSRFVTSMAACSTISTACIQLFQNSADQPRFMFPFQGRSNIITIHRLQMLPVLSVCLISLFFITKFGCRRTKRSTHQEVMLFPTTTAKAHIRELEEEVKLLKNLSHPNIMRYLGTVREEDTLNILLEFVPGGSIQSLLGKLGSFPEAVVRKYTRQILQGLEYLHSNAIIHRDIKGANILVDNKGCIKLANFGASKQVAKLGLMNKGAGHLRTAYVCDSALGLKRQ; this is translated from the exons ATGAGATTGATAAAGATGAACAAG ACCAGCCGCTTTGTCACAAGCATGGCAGCCTGCTCAACTATCTCCACTGCCTGCATACAGCTGTTTCAGAACAGCGCCGACCAACCCAGGTTTATGTTTCCTTTCCAAGGGCGTTCGAATATAATTACCATCCATCGATTACAGATGTTACCAGTACTAAGTGTGTGCCTTATTAGTTTGTTCTTTATTACAAAGTTTGGTTGTAGAAGAACGAAACGAAGCACACATCAGGAAGTCATGCTCTTTCCAACAACAACAGCAAAA GCGCATATAAGAGAACTTGAGGAAGAAGTGAAGCTCCTCAAGAACCTTTCGCACCCCAATATTATG AGGTACCTCGGGACTGTCCGTGAGGAAGACACACTGAATATCCTGCTGGAGTTTGTTCCTGGAGGGTCTATCCAGTCGCTTCTTGGAAAACTCGGTTCATTCCCGGAGGCA GTCGTTAGGAAGTATACTAGGCAGATTTTGCAAGGGTTGGAATATCTGCATAGCAATGCAATAATACATAGAGACATTAAG GGTGCAAACATTCTTGTTGATAACAAAGGCTGCATTAAGCTTGCCAATTTTGGGGCATCTAAGCAAGTTGCCAAGTTG GGTCTGATGAATAAAGGTGCAGGACACCTCAG AACCGCCTATGTTTGTGACAGTGCACTGGGGCTCAAGCGACAATGA
- the LOC109764123 gene encoding mitogen-activated protein kinase kinase kinase ANP1 isoform X7, with amino-acid sequence MRLIKMNKTSRFVTSMAACSTISTACIQLFQNSADQPRFMFPFQGRSNIITIHRLQMLPVLSVCLISLFFITKFGCRRTKRSTHQEVMLFPTTTAKAHIRELEEEVKLLKNLSHPNIMRYLGTVREEDTLNILLEFVPGGSIQSLLGKLGSFPEAVVRKYTRQILQGLEYLHSNAIIHRDIKGANILVDNKGCIKLANFGASKQVAKLIVPWNPRV; translated from the exons ATGAGATTGATAAAGATGAACAAG ACCAGCCGCTTTGTCACAAGCATGGCAGCCTGCTCAACTATCTCCACTGCCTGCATACAGCTGTTTCAGAACAGCGCCGACCAACCCAGGTTTATGTTTCCTTTCCAAGGGCGTTCGAATATAATTACCATCCATCGATTACAGATGTTACCAGTACTAAGTGTGTGCCTTATTAGTTTGTTCTTTATTACAAAGTTTGGTTGTAGAAGAACGAAACGAAGCACACATCAGGAAGTCATGCTCTTTCCAACAACAACAGCAAAA GCGCATATAAGAGAACTTGAGGAAGAAGTGAAGCTCCTCAAGAACCTTTCGCACCCCAATATTATG AGGTACCTCGGGACTGTCCGTGAGGAAGACACACTGAATATCCTGCTGGAGTTTGTTCCTGGAGGGTCTATCCAGTCGCTTCTTGGAAAACTCGGTTCATTCCCGGAGGCA GTCGTTAGGAAGTATACTAGGCAGATTTTGCAAGGGTTGGAATATCTGCATAGCAATGCAATAATACATAGAGACATTAAG GGTGCAAACATTCTTGTTGATAACAAAGGCTGCATTAAGCTTGCCAATTTTGGGGCATCTAAGCAAGTTGCCAAGTTG ATTGTTCCATGGAATCCCAGGGTCTGA
- the LOC109764123 gene encoding mitogen-activated protein kinase kinase kinase 3 isoform X4, producing MRLIKMNKTSRFVTSMAACSTISTACIQLFQNSADQPRFMFPFQGRSNIITIHRLQMLPVLSVCLISLFFITKFGCRRTKRSTHQEVMLFPTTTAKAHIRELEEEVKLLKNLSHPNIMRYLGTVREEDTLNILLEFVPGGSIQSLLGKLGSFPEAVVRKYTRQILQGLEYLHSNAIIHRDIKGANILVDNKGCIKLANFGASKQVAKLGLMNKGAGHLRYPDPTSAHSSSRPLTILTMLFLLFL from the exons ATGAGATTGATAAAGATGAACAAG ACCAGCCGCTTTGTCACAAGCATGGCAGCCTGCTCAACTATCTCCACTGCCTGCATACAGCTGTTTCAGAACAGCGCCGACCAACCCAGGTTTATGTTTCCTTTCCAAGGGCGTTCGAATATAATTACCATCCATCGATTACAGATGTTACCAGTACTAAGTGTGTGCCTTATTAGTTTGTTCTTTATTACAAAGTTTGGTTGTAGAAGAACGAAACGAAGCACACATCAGGAAGTCATGCTCTTTCCAACAACAACAGCAAAA GCGCATATAAGAGAACTTGAGGAAGAAGTGAAGCTCCTCAAGAACCTTTCGCACCCCAATATTATG AGGTACCTCGGGACTGTCCGTGAGGAAGACACACTGAATATCCTGCTGGAGTTTGTTCCTGGAGGGTCTATCCAGTCGCTTCTTGGAAAACTCGGTTCATTCCCGGAGGCA GTCGTTAGGAAGTATACTAGGCAGATTTTGCAAGGGTTGGAATATCTGCATAGCAATGCAATAATACATAGAGACATTAAG GGTGCAAACATTCTTGTTGATAACAAAGGCTGCATTAAGCTTGCCAATTTTGGGGCATCTAAGCAAGTTGCCAAGTTG GGTCTGATGAATAAAGGTGCAGGACACCTCAGGTACCCTGATCCGACCTCAGCACACTCCTCGAGCCGGCCCCTCACGATTCTTACAATGTTATTTCTTCTCTTTCTCTAG
- the LOC109764123 gene encoding uncharacterized protein isoform X2 → MSMTSRFVTSMAACSTISTACIQLFQNSADQPRFMFPFQGRSNIITIHRLQMLPVLSVCLISLFFITKFGCRRTKRSTHQEVMLFPTTTAKAHIRELEEEVKLLKNLSHPNIMRYLGTVREEDTLNILLEFVPGGSIQSLLGKLGSFPEAVVRKYTRQILQGLEYLHSNAIIHRDIKGANILVDNKGCIKLANFGASKQVAKLVFALLFLHNLLVMKRCPGRYLEYHLFLMNLCVSCCLLSLDSSNNNTNVWIFVNWYMIQCYIFCKLVYGYQSHLA, encoded by the exons ATGTCGATG ACCAGCCGCTTTGTCACAAGCATGGCAGCCTGCTCAACTATCTCCACTGCCTGCATACAGCTGTTTCAGAACAGCGCCGACCAACCCAGGTTTATGTTTCCTTTCCAAGGGCGTTCGAATATAATTACCATCCATCGATTACAGATGTTACCAGTACTAAGTGTGTGCCTTATTAGTTTGTTCTTTATTACAAAGTTTGGTTGTAGAAGAACGAAACGAAGCACACATCAGGAAGTCATGCTCTTTCCAACAACAACAGCAAAA GCGCATATAAGAGAACTTGAGGAAGAAGTGAAGCTCCTCAAGAACCTTTCGCACCCCAATATTATG AGGTACCTCGGGACTGTCCGTGAGGAAGACACACTGAATATCCTGCTGGAGTTTGTTCCTGGAGGGTCTATCCAGTCGCTTCTTGGAAAACTCGGTTCATTCCCGGAGGCA GTCGTTAGGAAGTATACTAGGCAGATTTTGCAAGGGTTGGAATATCTGCATAGCAATGCAATAATACATAGAGACATTAAG GGTGCAAACATTCTTGTTGATAACAAAGGCTGCATTAAGCTTGCCAATTTTGGGGCATCTAAGCAAGTTGCCAAGTTG GTATTTGCATTATTGTTCCTGCATAATCTCTTGGTAATGAAGCGTTGTCCGGGGCGCTATCTGGAATACCATCTCTTTCTAATGAATTTATGTGTTAGTTGCTGCCTTCTTTCATTAGATAGTTCGAATAATAATACAAACGTATGGATTTTTGTAAACTGGTATATGATTCAATGTTATATATTTTGTAAACTGGTATATGGTTACCAGAGTCACCTTGCATAA
- the LOC109764123 gene encoding mitogen-activated protein kinase kinase kinase ANP1 isoform X6, translated as MSMTSRFVTSMAACSTISTACIQLFQNSADQPRFMFPFQGRSNIITIHRLQMLPVLSVCLISLFFITKFGCRRTKRSTHQEVMLFPTTTAKAHIRELEEEVKLLKNLSHPNIMRYLGTVREEDTLNILLEFVPGGSIQSLLGKLGSFPEAVVRKYTRQILQGLEYLHSNAIIHRDIKGANILVDNKGCIKLANFGASKQVAKLGLMNKGAGHLRTAYVCDSALGLKRQ; from the exons ATGTCGATG ACCAGCCGCTTTGTCACAAGCATGGCAGCCTGCTCAACTATCTCCACTGCCTGCATACAGCTGTTTCAGAACAGCGCCGACCAACCCAGGTTTATGTTTCCTTTCCAAGGGCGTTCGAATATAATTACCATCCATCGATTACAGATGTTACCAGTACTAAGTGTGTGCCTTATTAGTTTGTTCTTTATTACAAAGTTTGGTTGTAGAAGAACGAAACGAAGCACACATCAGGAAGTCATGCTCTTTCCAACAACAACAGCAAAA GCGCATATAAGAGAACTTGAGGAAGAAGTGAAGCTCCTCAAGAACCTTTCGCACCCCAATATTATG AGGTACCTCGGGACTGTCCGTGAGGAAGACACACTGAATATCCTGCTGGAGTTTGTTCCTGGAGGGTCTATCCAGTCGCTTCTTGGAAAACTCGGTTCATTCCCGGAGGCA GTCGTTAGGAAGTATACTAGGCAGATTTTGCAAGGGTTGGAATATCTGCATAGCAATGCAATAATACATAGAGACATTAAG GGTGCAAACATTCTTGTTGATAACAAAGGCTGCATTAAGCTTGCCAATTTTGGGGCATCTAAGCAAGTTGCCAAGTTG GGTCTGATGAATAAAGGTGCAGGACACCTCAG AACCGCCTATGTTTGTGACAGTGCACTGGGGCTCAAGCGACAATGA
- the LOC109764123 gene encoding mitogen-activated protein kinase kinase kinase ANP1 isoform X8 — protein sequence MSMTSRFVTSMAACSTISTACIQLFQNSADQPRFMFPFQGRSNIITIHRLQMLPVLSVCLISLFFITKFGCRRTKRSTHQEVMLFPTTTAKAHIRELEEEVKLLKNLSHPNIMRYLGTVREEDTLNILLEFVPGGSIQSLLGKLGSFPEAVVRKYTRQILQGLEYLHSNAIIHRDIKGANILVDNKGCIKLANFGASKQVAKLIVPWNPRV from the exons ATGTCGATG ACCAGCCGCTTTGTCACAAGCATGGCAGCCTGCTCAACTATCTCCACTGCCTGCATACAGCTGTTTCAGAACAGCGCCGACCAACCCAGGTTTATGTTTCCTTTCCAAGGGCGTTCGAATATAATTACCATCCATCGATTACAGATGTTACCAGTACTAAGTGTGTGCCTTATTAGTTTGTTCTTTATTACAAAGTTTGGTTGTAGAAGAACGAAACGAAGCACACATCAGGAAGTCATGCTCTTTCCAACAACAACAGCAAAA GCGCATATAAGAGAACTTGAGGAAGAAGTGAAGCTCCTCAAGAACCTTTCGCACCCCAATATTATG AGGTACCTCGGGACTGTCCGTGAGGAAGACACACTGAATATCCTGCTGGAGTTTGTTCCTGGAGGGTCTATCCAGTCGCTTCTTGGAAAACTCGGTTCATTCCCGGAGGCA GTCGTTAGGAAGTATACTAGGCAGATTTTGCAAGGGTTGGAATATCTGCATAGCAATGCAATAATACATAGAGACATTAAG GGTGCAAACATTCTTGTTGATAACAAAGGCTGCATTAAGCTTGCCAATTTTGGGGCATCTAAGCAAGTTGCCAAGTTG ATTGTTCCATGGAATCCCAGGGTCTGA
- the LOC109764123 gene encoding mitogen-activated protein kinase kinase kinase ANP1 isoform X10, with amino-acid sequence MLFPTTTAKAHIRELEEEVKLLKNLSHPNIMRYLGTVREEDTLNILLEFVPGGSIQSLLGKLGSFPEAVVRKYTRQILQGLEYLHSNAIIHRDIKGANILVDNKGCIKLANFGASKQVAKLVFALLFLHNLLVMKRCPGRYLEYHLFLMNLCVSCCLLSLDSSNNNTNVWIFVNWYMIQCYIFCKLVYGYQSHLA; translated from the exons ATGCTCTTTCCAACAACAACAGCAAAA GCGCATATAAGAGAACTTGAGGAAGAAGTGAAGCTCCTCAAGAACCTTTCGCACCCCAATATTATG AGGTACCTCGGGACTGTCCGTGAGGAAGACACACTGAATATCCTGCTGGAGTTTGTTCCTGGAGGGTCTATCCAGTCGCTTCTTGGAAAACTCGGTTCATTCCCGGAGGCA GTCGTTAGGAAGTATACTAGGCAGATTTTGCAAGGGTTGGAATATCTGCATAGCAATGCAATAATACATAGAGACATTAAG GGTGCAAACATTCTTGTTGATAACAAAGGCTGCATTAAGCTTGCCAATTTTGGGGCATCTAAGCAAGTTGCCAAGTTG GTATTTGCATTATTGTTCCTGCATAATCTCTTGGTAATGAAGCGTTGTCCGGGGCGCTATCTGGAATACCATCTCTTTCTAATGAATTTATGTGTTAGTTGCTGCCTTCTTTCATTAGATAGTTCGAATAATAATACAAACGTATGGATTTTTGTAAACTGGTATATGATTCAATGTTATATATTTTGTAAACTGGTATATGGTTACCAGAGTCACCTTGCATAA